Proteins encoded in a region of the Sebastes fasciatus isolate fSebFas1 chromosome 9, fSebFas1.pri, whole genome shotgun sequence genome:
- the LOC141774619 gene encoding cytosolic iron-sulfur assembly component 2B-like — MSGGTHLENANPVIFQRSGDRLMTPRDEDEDIHDPIDPREIFDLIRSINDPEHPLSLEELNVVEQVRVQVNDAESIVGIEFTPTIAHCSMATLIGLSIKVKLLRSLPDRFKIDVHITPGTHASEEAVNKQLADKERVAAALENSSLLEVVNQCLTPPKDV, encoded by the exons ATGTCCGGAGGAACCCATCTGGAGAACGCGAACCCGGTGATCTTCCAGCGGTCCGGAGACAGACTGATGACTCCGAGAGACGAAGACGAAGACATCCACGACCCCATCGACCCCCGAGAGATCTTCG ATCTGATCAGATCCATCAACGACCCGGAGCATCCTCTGTCTCTGGAGGAACTCAATGTCGTGGAGCAAGTCCGAGTCCAG gttaatgATGCAGAGAGCATTGTGGGTATTGAGTTCACGCCCACCATCGCCCACTGCAGCATGGCAACACTCATTGGCCTGTCAATCAAAGTGAAGCTGCTGCGCTCGCTGCCAGACCGGTtcaaa ATTGACGTCCACATCACTCCCGGGACTCACGCCTCAGAGGAAGCAG TGAACAAACAGCTGGCAGACAAAGAGAGAGTTGCAGCAGCTCTGGAGAACTCCTCTCTGCTGGAGGTGGTCAACCAGTGCCTGACCCCCCCTAAGGACGTCTGA